One window of Sphingobacteriales bacterium genomic DNA carries:
- a CDS encoding gliding motility-associated C-terminal domain-containing protein — translation MGLSITLTEPAGMTLTETHTDALCFGGLTGAIDLSVSSGTAPYTYSWNTGAASEDINGLGAGDYDVTVTDANGCTMGLSITLTEPVGMTLTETHTDVLCFGGLTGAIDLSVLGGTVPYTYSWNTGAVSEDINGLGAGDYDVTVTDANGCTMGLSITLTEPAGMTLTETHTDVLCFGGLTGAIDLSVSGGTVPYTYSWNTGAVSEDLNGLGAGDFDVIVTDAIGCSMGLSITLTEPAGMTLTETHTDVLCFGGLTGAIDLSVSGGTVPFTYSWNTGAISEDINGLEAGNYDVTVTDANGCTNGLSIEIIESSALILSLIPTDASCGVSNGAVTSSVSGGTGTYTYLWSTGAVDTDITGLSLGTYTVTVSDGAGCTASDSVTIDVIGGLTLTLTSTDASCGNANGAVISSVSGGTGTYTYLWSNGAIDTDLTGLGSGSYTVTVTDSAGCTSSASATVGDTGAISLTLTPTDANCGDANGAVSSSVSGGTGTFTYLWSNGAIDTDLTGLGSGTYTVTVTDGLGCTASASATVGDTGALSLTLTPTDANCGDANGAVTSSVSGGTGTYTYQWSNGAVDADITGLGSGGYTVTVTDGLGCTTSATVSVGDTGGLTLNLSASDASCGDANGAVTSSVSGGTGTYTYLWSNGAIDADISGLSSGTYSVTITDGAGCTVSAIAAVGDSVPLTLTLTQTDANCGDANGAVTSSVSGGTGTYTYLWSNGAINTDITGLGSGTYSVTITDGAGCTASASAVVEDSVPLTLTLTPTDANCGDANGAVVSSVSGGTGTYSYLWSNGAIDADITALNAGSYTVTITDDLGCTASASAAVANLGGPVVSAIVAEATCGNDNGSIDLTVSGGTGGYTFIWSNAAITEDINLLAPGSYSVTVTDNSGCEAFFNATVTVPSDLLISETHTDVSCFAGFNGSIDITVSGGSGNYTYEWSNGITSEDLNIASEGDYSVTVTDSNNCTVSLDITISEPTAVTLSETHNNAFCAGSFNGNIDLTVSGGTGSYNYVWSNGSFTQDISGLALGTYSVTVSDANNCTSGLSIFISNAGSPVLNAVTSDATCGNSDGNVDVSVTGGTLPYSYIWDNGAVTQDLTNIPAGTYSVTVTDANGCTDILTSAVSNIGGPIVSTDLVVNTSCEQPNGSIDISVNGGTAPYTYLWSNLEISEDLTGLFSGTYTVTVTDANDCIATLAVIVNNQASPTLSAVVMDASCGQANGAINLTVTGTGAPYTFLWSDGSSDEDLNNVIAGTYTVTVTDVIGCTAVLSQTINDLPPHTLNLVATVSTCSQANGSVVLTVSGGQMPFTYLWSNGAITQDLNDVLAGNYSVTVTDITGCEAVGVISVGNAPEPSLLVTNITHATCGLPNGSITVSASGGVGVYSYSWSHDSALTGNIATGLAPGSYLIAVSDENNCVAVQTVVINNTSVPSIQVQTVVHTSCELDNGSISLSTSGGVGSMIYTWSHDTGLFTGTASGLAPGIYSATVTDFNNCTDTISVAINPSSNPDLSLAVTDATCGNSNGAIDITIANGVAPYTFSWNNGSTDEDLTNIPAGNYTVTVTDTNSCSSTMNVSVGDSLAPDLSVTIVDATCGYANGAIDLFVSGGLVPYTFSWSNGSTDEDLTNLLSGFYEVTVTDANGCTAMLSATVGDSDTPVLSVIVTDDTCGNALGTIDLSISGGLAPFTFLWSNGSTDEDLSNLLSGDYEVTVTDANGCTDFISATVNDNAAPALSYTVTDVTCGNNDGSIDLTVSGGLSPYTFVWSNGNTDEDIFNLPVGDYNVTVTDANGCTVSTSISVNDSSSPALSVVVTDATCGNPNGAIDLTVNGGVSPYSFSWNNGMTDEDITNLLSGDYEVTVTDANGCTAIISATVGDSVVADLSVIVTDVTCGNTDGAIDLIVSGGLAPYTYNWSNGMTGEDVTNLPTGDYEVTVTDSNGCISTIAATVSDSLAPGLSVAITNATCANANGAIDLSVSGGFAPYTYNWSNGMTGEDLTNLLAGDYAVTVTDANGCTSTITATVGDSLAPGLSVAITDATCANANGAIDLTVSGGLAPYTYSWSNGITDEDLANLIAGDYAVTVTDANGCTSTMTATVGDSLAPGLSLVITDATCANANGAIDLTISGGLAPYTYSWSNGMTDEDLTDLHSGDYDVTVTDANGCTSTITATVGDSLAPGLNIAVSHATCDDANGAVDLTVSGGLAPYTFSWNNGITDEDLTNLFAGAYDVTVTDANGCTSTITATVGDSLAPGLSVTVTDATCANANGAIDLTVSGGLAPYTYSWSNGSIDEDLTNLLAGDYAVTVTDANGCTATLTATVSDSLAPGLSVFVTDATCANANGAIDLTVSGGLAPYIYSWSNGMTGEDLTNIPAGDYTVTVTDANGCTSTMTATVSDSLAPDLSVVVTDATCAGTNGVIDLTVSGGLAPYTYSWSNGMTGEDLTNIPAGDYEVTVTDANSCTSTITETIGDSLAPVLSVEVTDATCAGANGAIDLTMSDGLAPYTFSWSNGMTGEDLTNIPAGDYEVTVTDANACTSTITATVGDSLAPDLSVAITDATCFEANGAIDLTVSGGLAPYIFSWNNGSSNEDLTNIPAGNYEVTVTDANDCTSTLTAIIGDTPAVSAGNDGEISVCNTDLAVVELFDLLDGAETGGIFEAVSPIITGSLDPLTGVFDPVGHLTGDYDFIYIVQGDLPCANDTSWIQLTIKLCACVPPLTPATLSATIVSCKGEVNTTPFVPVSVPGVTYNWYDAPTGGNLLATGTTFTAQTPGTYYAEAVSISDPTCISPGRLAFTLLLDQVGVSVPYVLTTLPGEPINITAIATSTLGTEFTWQWSPAAGLSCTDCPNPWATVSENTTFVVTVVDEYGCSATAMVMIEMIDRLVVIPNAFSPNNDGENDIFRIVGYNVSQVEYHVYDRWGNEMYSNTTSDLLIGWDGTHNGTDCELGVYVYYCIVTYYDGQQQLFDGNVTLIR, via the coding sequence ATGGGATTAAGCATAACCCTGACAGAGCCTGCAGGAATGACGTTGACAGAAACCCATACCGATGCATTGTGTTTTGGAGGGTTAACGGGAGCGATAGACCTGAGTGTATCGAGCGGAACTGCGCCCTATACTTATAGTTGGAATACCGGTGCTGCAAGCGAGGATATCAACGGCTTGGGAGCAGGAGATTATGACGTAACCGTTACGGATGCCAACGGTTGTACCATGGGATTAAGCATTACCCTGACAGAGCCTGTAGGAATGACCTTGACAGAAACGCATACCGATGTGTTGTGCTTTGGAGGGTTAACCGGAGCGATAGACCTGAGTGTATTGGGTGGAACTGTACCCTATACTTATAGTTGGAACACAGGTGCTGTAAGCGAGGATATCAACGGCTTGGGAGCAGGAGATTATGATGTCACCGTAACGGATGCCAACGGCTGTACCATGGGATTAAGCATTACCCTGACAGAACCTGCTGGAATGACTTTGACAGAAACGCATACCGATGTATTGTGTTTTGGAGGGTTAACGGGAGCGATAGACCTGAGTGTATCGGGTGGAACTGTACCCTATACTTATAGTTGGAACACCGGTGCTGTAAGCGAGGATCTCAACGGCTTGGGAGCGGGAGATTTTGACGTAATCGTTACGGATGCCATCGGCTGTAGCATGGGATTAAGCATTACCCTGACAGAGCCTGCAGGAATGACCTTGACAGAAACCCATACCGATGTATTGTGTTTTGGAGGGTTAACGGGAGCGATAGATTTGAGTGTATCGGGCGGAACTGTGCCCTTTACTTATAGTTGGAACACAGGTGCCATAAGCGAAGATATCAACGGCTTGGAAGCAGGAAATTATGACGTAACCGTTACGGATGCCAACGGCTGTACTAACGGATTAAGTATAGAAATTATCGAATCTTCGGCTTTAATTCTCAGCTTAATCCCTACTGATGCAAGTTGTGGGGTTTCGAATGGTGCGGTTACTTCTTCGGTTTCCGGTGGAACAGGAACTTACACTTACCTTTGGAGCACAGGTGCAGTTGATACAGACATAACCGGACTTAGTTTAGGAACTTATACAGTAACTGTAAGCGATGGTGCTGGATGTACGGCAAGCGATTCTGTTACGATTGACGTTATTGGTGGGCTTACTTTAACCCTAACCTCAACCGATGCGAGTTGTGGAAATGCAAATGGTGCTGTTATTTCTTCGGTTTCCGGCGGAACAGGAACCTATACTTACCTTTGGAGCAATGGCGCAATTGATACAGACTTAACCGGACTCGGTTCAGGAAGTTATACCGTAACCGTAACCGATAGCGCTGGATGTACGTCAAGTGCTTCTGCTACCGTAGGAGATACTGGAGCAATTTCTTTAACCCTAACCCCGACTGATGCTAATTGTGGAGATGCAAATGGAGCTGTTTCTTCTTCGGTGTCCGGTGGAACAGGAACTTTCACTTACCTTTGGAGTAATGGTGCAATTGATACAGACTTAACCGGACTCGGTTCAGGAACTTATACAGTAACTGTAACTGATGGATTGGGGTGTACAGCAAGTGCTTCTGCTACTGTTGGTGATACTGGAGCACTTTCTTTAACCTTAACCCCGACTGATGCAAATTGTGGCGATGCGAATGGTGCTGTTACTTCTTCGGTGTCCGGTGGAACAGGAACCTACACTTACCAATGGAGCAATGGCGCTGTTGATGCAGACATTACCGGACTCGGTTCAGGAGGTTATACTGTAACAGTAACCGATGGTTTAGGATGTACAACCAGTGCTACAGTTTCGGTAGGAGATACAGGAGGGCTTACTTTGAACCTTAGCGCTTCCGATGCAAGTTGTGGCGATGCGAATGGTGCTGTTACTTCTTCGGTGTCCGGTGGAACAGGAACCTACACTTACCTCTGGAGCAATGGCGCAATTGATGCTGATATTAGCGGACTTAGCTCAGGAACTTATTCAGTAACCATAACTGATGGTGCGGGATGTACAGTTAGTGCTATTGCTGCGGTTGGCGATTCCGTGCCGCTTACTTTGACCCTAACCCAGACTGATGCTAATTGTGGCGATGCAAATGGTGCAGTAACTTCTTCAGTGTCCGGTGGAACAGGAACCTACACATACCTTTGGAGCAATGGCGCAATTAATACAGATATTACCGGACTTGGCTCAGGAACTTATTCAGTAACAATAACCGATGGTGCGGGATGTACGGCAAGTGCTTCTGCTGTGGTTGAAGATTCAGTACCGCTTACTTTAACCCTTACCCCAACTGATGCTAATTGTGGCGACGCGAATGGGGCTGTTGTTTCTTCTGTGTCCGGTGGAACAGGAACCTATTCCTATCTTTGGAGCAATGGTGCAATTGATGCAGATATTACCGCACTTAATGCAGGTTCATATACCGTAACCATAACTGATGATTTGGGATGTACTGCAAGTGCATCTGCTGCAGTTGCCAATCTTGGAGGTCCGGTTGTTTCGGCTATTGTTGCAGAAGCTACCTGTGGTAATGATAATGGAAGTATAGACCTGACAGTTTCTGGCGGCACTGGTGGATATACTTTTATATGGAGCAACGCTGCAATTACAGAAGATATAAACTTACTAGCTCCGGGAAGTTATTCTGTTACGGTAACAGACAACAGTGGTTGCGAAGCATTTTTTAATGCAACAGTTACAGTTCCATCGGATTTGTTAATTTCTGAAACTCATACTGATGTATCATGTTTTGCCGGCTTTAACGGAAGCATTGACATTACCGTATCGGGTGGTTCTGGCAACTATACGTATGAATGGAGTAATGGAATTACTTCAGAAGATTTAAACATTGCTTCTGAAGGAGATTATAGTGTTACGGTTACTGATAGTAACAACTGTACGGTTTCATTGGATATTACAATTTCAGAGCCAACGGCTGTTACATTGTCAGAAACGCACAATAATGCTTTCTGTGCAGGCAGTTTCAATGGAAACATAGATTTAACGGTTTCCGGAGGTACAGGTTCATATAATTATGTTTGGAGTAACGGTAGTTTTACTCAGGATATATCAGGATTGGCTTTAGGAACCTACAGTGTTACCGTTTCTGATGCCAATAATTGTACTTCAGGATTAAGTATTTTTATATCAAATGCAGGAAGTCCGGTGTTGAATGCTGTAACCTCTGATGCTACTTGCGGAAACTCTGATGGAAATGTGGATGTAAGTGTTACAGGAGGCACATTGCCCTATTCTTATATTTGGGATAATGGAGCTGTTACTCAGGATTTAACCAATATTCCGGCAGGCACTTATTCGGTTACAGTTACTGATGCAAATGGATGTACAGATATACTTACTTCAGCAGTAAGCAATATAGGAGGACCAATTGTATCAACTGATTTAGTGGTAAACACTTCTTGTGAACAGCCTAACGGCAGTATTGACATCTCTGTGAACGGCGGCACCGCTCCTTATACTTACCTGTGGAGCAATCTCGAAATTAGCGAAGACCTAACAGGGCTATTCTCAGGTACTTATACGGTAACGGTTACAGATGCCAATGATTGCATTGCAACTTTAGCCGTAATTGTCAATAATCAGGCAAGTCCAACCTTATCGGCTGTTGTTATGGATGCTTCCTGCGGGCAGGCGAACGGAGCAATAAATCTTACTGTTACAGGAACAGGCGCACCTTATACTTTCTTGTGGAGTGATGGAAGCTCGGATGAGGACTTAAACAATGTAATTGCAGGTACTTATACCGTTACAGTAACAGACGTTATAGGTTGTACTGCTGTTTTATCGCAAACCATCAATGATTTACCACCACATACTTTAAATCTTGTTGCAACTGTTTCTACCTGTAGTCAGGCAAATGGTTCTGTTGTACTTACAGTATCTGGCGGACAAATGCCATTTACCTATTTGTGGAGCAACGGAGCAATTACTCAAGACTTAAACGATGTATTAGCAGGTAACTACTCCGTTACAGTAACCGATATCACAGGTTGTGAAGCAGTTGGTGTGATTTCAGTGGGCAATGCTCCTGAACCCTCACTTTTGGTTACCAATATCACCCATGCTACCTGTGGTTTGCCGAACGGAAGCATTACCGTATCTGCATCCGGTGGTGTCGGCGTATATAGTTATAGTTGGTCGCATGATAGTGCTTTAACCGGAAATATTGCGACTGGGCTTGCTCCCGGTTCTTATCTGATTGCTGTTAGTGATGAAAATAATTGTGTAGCTGTACAGACTGTGGTTATAAACAATACATCTGTACCTTCTATTCAGGTGCAAACTGTTGTTCATACCTCCTGTGAGTTGGATAATGGCAGCATTTCGCTTTCAACTTCCGGAGGTGTTGGCAGTATGATTTATACATGGTCTCATGACACGGGGTTGTTTACCGGAACTGCAAGCGGATTAGCTCCGGGAATTTATAGTGCAACGGTAACAGACTTTAATAATTGTACAGACACCATTTCCGTGGCCATTAACCCTTCATCCAATCCTGATTTGAGTTTGGCTGTTACTGATGCTACCTGTGGCAATTCCAATGGCGCAATAGATATAACCATTGCCAATGGCGTAGCCCCTTATACTTTTAGCTGGAATAACGGCTCGACCGATGAAGACTTAACCAATATACCGGCAGGTAATTATACGGTTACTGTTACAGATACAAATAGTTGTTCTTCAACAATGAATGTCTCAGTTGGCGATAGTCTTGCCCCTGATTTAAGTGTAACAATAGTTGATGCCACCTGTGGATATGCTAACGGTGCAATTGACTTGTTTGTATCAGGTGGATTAGTGCCTTATACTTTTAGTTGGAGCAATGGCAGTACTGATGAAGATTTGACCAATCTCCTGTCCGGCTTTTATGAAGTAACGGTTACAGATGCCAATGGATGTACTGCGATGTTATCTGCAACGGTAGGAGATAGCGATACACCTGTTTTAAGTGTAATTGTTACTGATGATACTTGTGGAAATGCTTTGGGAACTATTGACTTATCTATATCAGGAGGGCTTGCTCCATTTACTTTCTTGTGGAGCAACGGCAGTACCGATGAAGATTTATCCAATCTCTTGTCAGGAGATTATGAGGTTACTGTTACTGATGCCAATGGTTGTACCGATTTTATTTCTGCAACTGTAAACGACAATGCTGCACCTGCTCTGAGCTATACAGTTACAGATGTTACCTGCGGTAATAATGACGGTTCAATAGATTTGACCGTATCCGGCGGTCTTTCTCCTTATACTTTTGTTTGGAGCAATGGAAATACGGATGAAGACATTTTCAATCTTCCTGTTGGAGATTATAACGTAACTGTTACTGATGCCAATGGATGTACAGTATCTACGTCTATATCTGTAAACGATAGTTCTTCTCCTGCTTTAAGTGTGGTCGTTACCGATGCGACCTGCGGAAATCCCAATGGTGCAATTGACCTTACAGTAAACGGAGGCGTTAGTCCTTATTCTTTTAGTTGGAATAACGGAATGACCGATGAAGATATAACCAATCTCTTGTCAGGAGATTATGAGGTAACAGTAACCGATGCCAATGGTTGTACTGCTATAATTTCTGCGACTGTTGGAGATAGTGTCGTGGCGGATTTGAGTGTGATTGTTACGGATGTTACTTGCGGCAATACGGATGGTGCGATAGATTTGATTGTATCTGGCGGTCTTGCTCCTTATACTTATAACTGGAGCAACGGCATGACCGGTGAAGATGTAACCAACCTTCCGACAGGCGATTATGAGGTAACCGTAACCGATAGCAACGGCTGTATTTCAACTATAGCAGCAACCGTTAGCGATAGCCTTGCACCCGGTTTGAGCGTAGCGATTACCAATGCCACCTGTGCCAATGCAAACGGAGCGATAGACTTATCCGTATCCGGTGGATTTGCTCCTTATACCTATAACTGGAGCAACGGCATGACCGGTGAAGATTTAACCAACCTTCTTGCCGGTGATTATGCCGTAACCGTTACGGATGCCAACGGCTGTACTTCTACCATAACTGCAACAGTCGGCGATAGTCTTGCACCCGGTTTGAGCGTAGCGATTACCGATGCTACTTGTGCCAATGCCAACGGAGCGATTGATTTAACCGTATCGGGCGGACTTGCACCTTATACATATAGCTGGAGCAATGGCATTACAGATGAAGATTTAGCCAACCTAATTGCCGGTGATTATGCCGTAACCGTTACGGATGCCAATGGCTGTACTTCAACCATGACGGCAACAGTCGGCGATAGCCTTGCACCCGGTTTGAGCTTAGTGATTACCGATGCCACCTGTGCCAATGCCAACGGAGCGATTGATTTAACCATATCGGGCGGACTTGCACCTTATACATATAGCTGGAGCAATGGTATGACTGATGAAGATTTAACCGATCTGCATTCCGGCGATTATGACGTAACCGTTACAGATGCCAACGGCTGTACTTCAACCATAACGGCAACAGTAGGAGATAGCCTTGCACCCGGTTTAAACATTGCTGTTTCCCATGCAACTTGTGACGATGCAAACGGTGCGGTTGATTTAACCGTATCGGGCGGACTTGCTCCATATACATTTAGTTGGAACAACGGCATTACTGATGAAGATTTAACCAACCTTTTTGCCGGTGCTTATGACGTAACAGTTACGGATGCAAACGGATGTACCTCGACCATTACGGCAACTGTTGGCGACAGTCTTGCTCCCGGTTTAAGTGTTACCGTAACCGATGCTACTTGTGCCAATGCCAACGGAGCGATTGATTTAACTGTATCGGGCGGGCTTGCACCTTATACTTATAGCTGGAGCAACGGCAGTATTGATGAAGATTTAACCAACCTTCTTGCCGGTGATTATGCCGTAACTGTTACAGATGCCAATGGATGTACAGCTACATTAACGGCAACCGTCAGCGATAGCCTTGCGCCCGGTTTGAGCGTCTTCGTAACTGATGCTACCTGTGCCAATGCCAATGGAGCGATTGATTTAACCGTATCGGGAGGTCTTGCACCTTACATATATAGCTGGAGCAATGGCATGACCGGTGAAGACTTAACCAATATTCCTGCCGGAGATTACACCGTAACGGTTACAGATGCCAACGGCTGTACTTCAACCATGACGGCAACCGTCAGCGATAGCCTTGCCCCCGATTTAAGTGTAGTTGTAACCGATGCCACCTGTGCCGGAACAAACGGTGTAATTGATTTAACCGTATCGGGTGGGCTTGCACCTTATACTTATAGTTGGAGCAATGGCATGACAGGTGAAGACTTAACCAATATCCCAGCCGGCGATTACGAGGTAACTGTTACTGATGCCAATAGCTGTACTTCAACCATAACGGAAACAATTGGCGATAGTCTTGCCCCCGTTTTGAGTGTTGAAGTTACAGATGCCACCTGTGCCGGAGCAAACGGTGCTATTGATTTAACCATGTCAGACGGGCTTGCACCTTATACTTTTAGCTGGAGCAACGGCATGACCGGTGAAGACTTAACCAATATTCCTGCCGGTGATTACGAGGTAACGGTTACCGATGCCAACGCCTGTACTTCAACCATCACGGCAACAGTTGGCGATAGCCTTGCCCCAGATTTGAGTGTTGCCATAACCGATGCCACTTGTTTTGAGGCAAACGGAGCGATTGACTTAACGGTATCTGGCGGACTTGCTCCCTATATATTTAGTTGGAATAATGGGTCAAGCAATGAAGACTTAACCAATATTCCGGCCGGCAATTACGAAGTTACGGTTACCGATGCCAATGATTGTACTTCGACACTGACTGCAATTATAGGCGATACGCCGGCTGTATCAGCCGGGAATGACGGCGAAATTTCTGTTTGCAATACAGATTTGGCGGTAGTTGAACTCTTTGATTTGCTGGACGGAGCAGAAACAGGTGGCATATTTGAGGCTGTTTCTCCAATAATTACAGGCTCTTTAGACCCGTTAACCGGCGTTTTTGATCCGGTCGGACATCTTACCGGCGATTATGATTTCATTTACATTGTCCAGGGTGATTTGCCCTGCGCCAACGATACAAGCTGGATTCAATTAACCATCAAACTTTGTGCCTGTGTGCCGCCATTAACACCGGCAACTTTGTCTGCTACGATTGTATCTTGCAAAGGCGAAGTCAATACAACGCCTTTTGTACCTGTTTCTGTTCCGGGCGTTACCTATAATTGGTATGATGCCCCAACAGGCGGCAATTTACTGGCAACAGGAACAACCTTTACTGCACAAACTCCCGGCACCTATTATGCCGAAGCAGTAAGCATCAGCGATCCCACTTGTATCAGTCCGGGCAGGCTGGCATTTACCTTGCTTTTGGATCAGGTTGGCGTTTCTGTGCCTTATGTTCTCACCACATTGCCAGGTGAACCCATCAATATCACTGCAATTGCCACTTCGACCCTCGGCACTGAATTTACATGGCAATGGTCGCCTGCCGCCGGATTAAGTTGTACCGATTGTCCAAATCCTTGGGCTACTGTTTCTGAAAACACCACCTTTGTCGTAACCGTAGTGGATGAATACGGCTGTTCGGCAACAGCAATGGTTATGATTGAAATGATAGATCGTTTGGTTGTTATTCCAAATGCCTTCTCGCCCAATAACGACGGTGAAAACGACATCTTCCGAATTGTCGGTTACAATGTTTCGCAAGTCGAATACCATGTTTATGACCGATGGGGCAACGAAATGTATAGCAACACCACCTCCGATTTATTGATTGGATGGGATGGAACCCACAACGGCACCGATTGCGAACTGGGAGTTTATGTTTATTATTGTATCGTTACATATTATGACGGACAACAACAACTGTTCGATGGAAATGTTACCCTGATACGGTAA
- a CDS encoding TonB-dependent receptor — protein MKQVFTAFLTLTFVLLNSALFAQTSSSNTGDVRGFVYDKDTGEPVIFTNVYMEGTSYGASTDVNGLYSINKVPAGNYMLMCTSVGYDTTRIAIEIKSGQIINQKIFLTQAEIVLKTVEIGVKKEEAKTEVRTSTIKITAKQMNKIPTIGGEPDLAQYLQILPGVVFTGDQGGQLYIRGGSEIQTKVLLDGMTIYNPFHSVGLFSVFETDIIKNVEVNTGGFDASYGGRISAVIDVTTRDGNKKRHTGKISSNTFLSKAMLEGPITKLRPDGTGMSGSYMIAAKTSYLDRTAPLLYDYVNEQGLPYSFTDIYGKVSFTSDNGSKFNVQSYRFGDNASFQEKSDFNWTAYGLGTNFVIVPGQSKVILDGFFSYSTYDMQLEEADKKPRTSSIGGFNTGVNFSYFLPKGDVKYGIEMAGFATTFDFYNPLGIKITQDQYTTEISAFMRYKAIIGKWLIEPSVRTQYYASLPAFSFEPRLGFKVNLTDYLRFKGSGGLYSQNFISAKSDQDVVNLFTGFLSAPDGALKNLDGDFVKNNLQRAFHSVAGFEVNLGKFTEFNVEGYYKDFNQLININRNKMFALDPDFIIETGKSYGVDFMVKYEYKRLYLWTVYSLAYVTRDDGNQVYPPHFDRRHNTNLLASYKLGRDQSWEVSARWNLGSGFPFTQTQGFYESINFTGGVDVDYLQQNGNLGIIYASELNGGRLPAYHRLDLSMRKMWELGKYTNMEVSASLTNVYNRANIFYFDRIRYDRVDQLPILPSLGLSFSF, from the coding sequence ATGAAACAGGTTTTTACTGCTTTTTTGACACTTACGTTTGTACTATTAAATTCGGCATTGTTTGCTCAAACTTCTTCCTCCAATACCGGAGATGTGAGGGGATTTGTTTATGACAAGGATACTGGCGAGCCGGTTATTTTTACCAATGTCTATATGGAAGGCACTTCCTACGGTGCTTCCACAGATGTAAACGGACTTTACTCCATCAATAAAGTTCCTGCCGGAAATTATATGTTAATGTGTACCTCAGTTGGATATGATACCACAAGAATTGCGATTGAAATAAAATCCGGTCAAATTATCAATCAGAAAATATTTCTAACCCAAGCTGAAATTGTGCTGAAAACAGTTGAAATCGGTGTTAAAAAAGAAGAAGCCAAAACAGAGGTTCGAACTTCGACTATTAAAATTACCGCCAAACAGATGAACAAGATACCAACAATTGGAGGAGAACCGGATTTGGCACAATATCTTCAAATTCTTCCGGGTGTGGTTTTTACCGGAGACCAAGGGGGACAGTTGTATATTCGCGGGGGGTCAGAAATACAGACAAAAGTTTTATTGGATGGCATGACGATTTACAATCCTTTTCACTCCGTTGGGTTGTTTTCAGTTTTTGAAACCGATATCATTAAGAACGTGGAGGTGAATACCGGTGGATTCGACGCAAGCTATGGAGGTCGGATTTCAGCGGTCATTGATGTTACTACGCGTGATGGGAACAAAAAACGGCATACCGGCAAAATATCGTCAAATACTTTTTTGTCGAAAGCCATGTTGGAAGGTCCTATTACAAAACTCAGACCGGACGGCACAGGCATGAGCGGTTCTTACATGATAGCTGCCAAAACCTCTTACCTTGACCGCACTGCGCCGTTGCTTTATGATTATGTTAACGAGCAAGGACTTCCTTATTCTTTTACAGATATATATGGTAAGGTTTCGTTTACCTCCGACAACGGAAGCAAGTTTAACGTGCAAAGTTATCGTTTTGGAGATAATGCGTCTTTTCAGGAAAAGTCTGATTTTAACTGGACTGCTTATGGTTTAGGTACCAATTTTGTGATTGTACCCGGTCAATCGAAAGTGATTTTGGATGGTTTTTTCTCTTATTCAACGTATGATATGCAATTGGAGGAAGCCGATAAAAAACCACGAACAAGTTCTATCGGGGGTTTTAATACGGGAGTTAATTTCTCGTATTTTTTACCTAAAGGTGATGTTAAATATGGCATCGAGATGGCTGGGTTTGCTACAACTTTTGATTTTTACAATCCGCTTGGCATCAAAATTACCCAAGACCAATATACCACGGAAATCAGTGCTTTTATGCGCTACAAAGCGATTATAGGTAAATGGCTGATAGAACCGAGCGTCAGGACTCAATATTATGCGTCGCTTCCGGCTTTTTCTTTTGAACCAAGGCTTGGGTTTAAAGTTAATTTGACCGATTATTTGCGCTTTAAAGGGTCAGGTGGCCTTTATTCTCAGAACTTTATCAGTGCAAAATCTGATCAGGATGTTGTGAACTTGTTTACCGGTTTTTTGTCTGCACCGGATGGTGCGCTTAAAAACCTTGACGGGGATTTTGTTAAAAACAATCTTCAACGTGCCTTTCACAGTGTTGCCGGTTTTGAGGTCAATCTTGGAAAGTTTACCGAATTTAACGTGGAAGGTTATTACAAAGATTTTAACCAACTTATCAATATTAACCGCAACAAAATGTTTGCCCTTGATCCCGACTTTATCATTGAAACCGGTAAAAGTTATGGGGTAGATTTTATGGTGAAGTACGAATACAAACGACTGTATCTCTGGACGGTTTATTCTTTAGCTTATGTTACCCGGGATGATGGAAATCAGGTTTATCCTCCCCATTTTGATCGCAGACATAATACCAATCTTTTAGCCAGCTACAAATTGGGGAGAGACCAAAGTTGGGAAGTCAGCGCAAGATGGAACCTTGGGTCAGGTTTTCCTTTTACCCAAACTCAAGGGTTTTATGAAAGCATTAACTTTACCGGAGGTGTGGATGTGGATTACCTTCAGCAAAATGGCAATTTAGGTATCATTTATGCCAGTGAGTTGAATGGTGGCCGCTTGCCGGCTTATCATAGGTTAGACCTCTCGATGCGTAAAATGTGGGAGCTTGGAAAATATACCAATATGGAAGTAAGTGCAAGTTTGACCAATGTTTATAACCGCGCCAATATTTTTTATTTCGACCGTATCAGATACGACAGAGTTGACCAATTGCCGATACTGCCAAGTTTAGGGCTGTCTTTTTCTTTTTAA